A stretch of Aerococcaceae bacterium zg-252 DNA encodes these proteins:
- a CDS encoding D-alanyl-D-alanine carboxypeptidase, whose translation MKISKKLIHSSMLALLASATLFSPLAAQAQVSKVPNLSGAVPDTAVADPFTMPEDYPQEIIDWFDKNIDSRSYVVVDGETNRVLAQQEGNVRYPIASMSKVASMYLVYQAIADGKLKLTDNITIPQEIEDHMSFNPEMSAMGLHAGVEYTVEELIYGVMLLSGNDATSTLMWHLYGSEQEAVKAVRQLLTSWGITNFEFYTTSGIPIKYLPESMWIEGSNETNENKMSAADVALMAQHIVTDFPEILKVTSSMSYVAKEGTEYQVNMGNPNQLLPDSGSEHAREGITGLKSGFTDDAGKNFVAVGTENGRQIFAVAMGLFDTEGQGWTSYWEIEILLNKLAEFPDLYKNEALPSNLPKEPEMPEEETTQSDSTDKDTKEMLREQGISDENRRDNPITNFMKGIFNIFK comes from the coding sequence TTGAAAATATCAAAAAAATTAATCCACAGCTCGATGCTTGCCCTATTAGCGTCTGCCACATTATTTTCACCTTTAGCTGCACAGGCACAAGTTTCGAAAGTTCCTAATTTATCTGGAGCAGTTCCGGATACTGCAGTAGCTGACCCTTTCACAATGCCAGAGGACTACCCGCAAGAGATTATCGATTGGTTTGATAAAAATATTGATTCTCGTTCTTATGTTGTGGTTGACGGTGAAACTAATCGTGTTTTAGCTCAACAAGAAGGAAATGTTCGTTATCCTATCGCATCAATGTCAAAAGTTGCGTCAATGTATTTGGTCTATCAAGCCATTGCAGACGGTAAACTCAAATTAACAGACAATATTACGATTCCACAAGAAATTGAAGACCACATGTCATTCAACCCTGAAATGTCAGCAATGGGGCTCCATGCTGGTGTGGAATACACTGTTGAGGAATTAATTTATGGTGTAATGTTACTTTCAGGTAATGATGCAACTTCTACCTTAATGTGGCACCTATATGGTTCTGAACAAGAAGCTGTCAAAGCAGTTCGTCAATTATTAACTTCATGGGGTATTACAAATTTCGAGTTTTACACAACTTCAGGTATTCCAATTAAATATTTACCTGAATCTATGTGGATTGAAGGCTCTAACGAAACAAACGAGAACAAAATGAGTGCTGCTGATGTTGCCTTAATGGCACAGCACATCGTTACTGATTTTCCAGAAATCTTAAAAGTAACTTCTTCAATGTCTTATGTTGCGAAAGAAGGCACTGAGTATCAAGTCAACATGGGCAATCCGAACCAATTACTACCTGATTCAGGAAGTGAACACGCACGCGAAGGTATCACCGGTCTAAAATCAGGTTTTACCGATGATGCTGGTAAAAACTTTGTAGCCGTCGGTACTGAAAATGGCCGTCAAATCTTCGCTGTTGCAATGGGGCTATTTGACACAGAAGGACAAGGATGGACAAGTTATTGGGAAATTGAAATTTTATTAAATAAATTAGCTGAATTCCCTGATTTATACAAAAACGAAGCATTACCAAGCAACTTGCCAAAAGAGCCTGAAATGCCTGAAGAAGAAACAACACAATCTGACTCAACAGATAAAGATACTAAAGAGATGTTACGTGAACAAGGAATTTCTGACGAAAATCGTCGAGATAATCCAATTACCAACTTCATGAAAGGTATCTTCAATATTTTCAAATAA
- a CDS encoding YfhO family protein, producing MKKRSLYILSFTIPILTMALVFCCLQFYPLSDKTITSGDFTAQYLPLYVALKNAILNFDLSQFYWSFSKGLGGATPSVLGFNSISPLTLLYAIFPVSQYSILTVIVTLLRHGLCGLTFSYYLVKCKNGNQDTQSSMLTLIFSSIYALSGFIISQQINPNFLDNLVYLPLLAIGIECILNGKFNIKFSIVLAIMYLTQFYTAYMATLFIVFYGLYYLLSLNLTWKQRLLRYSSLAIASFLGIFLCGFWVFPLLSNLIESKASADSIFAVNFDVLYQPLLIFTKFFVGAFSGEEWGDSAARPQIYIAVIGLIGLCHYFISTKISLREKYSAVILLGIFLMSFTIHFFDQIWHMGQRPVGFYFRNSWIFIFIALTLGYTAFQQQNHIKKQDIPKYLLVLLGICIVGFTAKVDYLNSTKIFISVLLFEFTIMILSTTKKQRLTLVLLLTVGELFTNAFLGLPSALWFISNDNFTQVSNTYNNTALDTLQDSSPFYRVESYKPPIYANYNYYSRTNSVTHFSSSLEFNQIELYSKLGLPSSTAMTNYVSLPLTDALFNLKYFIDSNEHHAQTLDLEQRYMRLSKYDKWQSIFYNPYILNLGFLVDESFTAYEMNEHDPFFNQNELMKRLFQIDDNLFEQEHFSSIQMENLAENNGQYTRMDENQPTKLSFQLMNANSDYLYFLRVPSAVRYEFTQSQLTQNDKPYPYQDRFKRDQIWPLHIADNQTITFTIDGTKPDFYALQDFKLYRFDLARFKALITAKQADNIKILSVKHNKIKANVTVNNEQMSTTFFSIPYSRGWHVKANGQTISTKAAWGSFLSFKLPIGEQHLELYYRPPGLILGCLASILSAAILLAIHYHNRLRKKRFIER from the coding sequence ATGAAAAAAAGAAGTCTATATATATTAAGTTTCACGATTCCTATTTTAACGATGGCTTTAGTCTTTTGTTGTTTACAATTTTATCCCTTATCAGATAAAACGATTACTTCGGGGGATTTTACTGCACAATACTTACCCCTGTATGTCGCCTTGAAAAATGCCATATTAAATTTCGATTTATCACAATTTTACTGGTCATTCAGTAAAGGTCTCGGTGGTGCAACACCGTCAGTACTCGGTTTCAACAGTATTAGCCCTTTGACATTGTTATATGCTATTTTTCCAGTTAGCCAATATAGTATCTTGACAGTTATCGTTACGCTATTGCGTCATGGTCTATGTGGCTTAACTTTCAGTTACTATTTAGTAAAATGCAAAAATGGTAATCAAGATACTCAATCCAGTATGTTAACGCTAATATTTTCAAGTATCTATGCGCTATCTGGATTTATTATTTCTCAGCAAATCAATCCAAACTTTCTCGATAATTTAGTATATTTACCACTATTAGCTATCGGCATTGAGTGCATTTTAAATGGCAAATTCAATATAAAATTCTCTATTGTCTTAGCTATCATGTATCTGACTCAGTTTTATACTGCTTACATGGCAACACTTTTTATTGTATTTTATGGGTTATACTATCTTTTATCTTTAAATCTCACTTGGAAACAACGATTATTGCGTTATAGCTCACTCGCTATCGCATCATTTTTAGGTATCTTTTTGTGTGGCTTTTGGGTATTTCCCTTGTTATCTAATTTAATTGAGAGCAAGGCATCTGCCGATAGTATTTTTGCAGTCAATTTTGATGTACTCTACCAACCCTTGTTAATCTTCACCAAATTTTTTGTTGGTGCTTTTAGTGGTGAAGAATGGGGCGATTCAGCTGCACGTCCACAAATCTATATCGCGGTTATTGGGCTAATCGGTTTGTGCCATTACTTTATTTCAACAAAAATTTCTTTGCGTGAAAAATATAGTGCAGTGATACTGTTGGGCATTTTTCTAATGAGTTTTACTATTCACTTTTTCGACCAAATTTGGCACATGGGACAACGTCCTGTCGGCTTTTATTTTAGAAACTCATGGATTTTTATTTTTATCGCCTTGACGCTAGGATATACAGCTTTCCAACAACAAAATCATATTAAAAAACAAGATATTCCAAAATATTTACTGGTACTGCTCGGCATCTGCATAGTGGGTTTCACAGCTAAAGTAGATTACTTAAATTCGACAAAAATATTTATCTCTGTCCTATTATTTGAATTTACTATCATGATACTGTCAACTACTAAAAAACAACGACTAACACTTGTATTATTATTAACCGTCGGCGAATTATTCACCAATGCCTTTCTCGGCTTACCGTCTGCCCTATGGTTTATCTCCAATGATAATTTCACACAGGTCAGCAATACCTATAACAATACAGCACTAGATACACTGCAAGATTCATCACCTTTTTACCGTGTGGAATCCTATAAGCCACCTATTTATGCCAACTATAATTATTATTCAAGAACCAATAGTGTGACCCATTTTTCATCGAGTTTAGAGTTTAACCAAATTGAGCTTTATTCAAAATTAGGACTGCCGTCTTCCACTGCGATGACAAATTATGTGTCATTACCATTGACAGATGCCTTGTTTAATTTGAAATATTTTATTGATAGCAATGAACATCATGCACAAACACTTGATTTAGAACAACGTTATATGCGTTTGAGTAAATACGATAAATGGCAATCCATTTTTTATAATCCCTACATACTAAATTTAGGATTCTTAGTGGATGAATCATTCACAGCCTATGAAATGAATGAGCATGACCCATTTTTCAATCAAAACGAACTGATGAAACGCTTGTTCCAAATTGACGATAATTTATTTGAACAAGAACATTTTTCATCAATACAAATGGAAAATCTCGCTGAAAATAACGGCCAATATACTCGCATGGACGAAAATCAACCAACCAAACTTAGTTTTCAATTGATGAATGCGAATAGCGACTATTTATACTTTTTGCGTGTACCGAGTGCCGTACGTTATGAATTCACACAATCACAATTGACACAAAATGATAAACCTTATCCATACCAAGACAGGTTTAAACGTGACCAAATTTGGCCATTGCACATCGCTGATAATCAAACCATTACCTTTACGATTGACGGCACAAAACCAGATTTCTATGCTTTGCAAGACTTCAAACTTTATCGTTTTGATTTAGCTCGCTTTAAAGCTCTCATTACAGCAAAGCAAGCAGATAATATCAAAATTTTATCAGTCAAGCACAATAAAATCAAAGCAAATGTAACAGTTAACAACGAACAAATGTCTACTACATTTTTCTCCATTCCATATAGTCGTGGTTGGCATGTCAAAGCAAATGGTCAAACAATCTCCACTAAAGCTGCTTGGGGCAGTTTCCTCAGCTTTAAGTTGCCAATTGGAGAGCAGCATTTAGAGTTGTATTATCGCCCACCTGGTTTAATTTTAGGGTGTTTAGCGTCCATTTTATCAGCAGCTATCTTATTAGCGATACATTATCACAATCGATTACGAAAAAAGAGGTTCATCGAACGATGA
- a CDS encoding cation-translocating P-type ATPase yields MLEKDFIAYQLSAEEVVAKLQSDVANGLTDQEATKRHEEFGLNELEAEEKTTLLQKFFAQFKDFMIIVLLAAALVSVIAEGVHGLTDAMIILLVVILNAIIGVFQEAKAEEAIDALRKMASPAARVRRNGNVQSVKSSELVPGDIVLLEAGDVVPADVRLIEANSLQIEESALTGESVPVEKSIVTLAAGEEAGIGDRNNMAFSSTNVTYGRGLAVVTGTGMNTEVGHIASMLSSTEKQQTPLQRDQEQLGKTLTILILIIAAVTFVVGLLRGRAPLEMLLVAISLAVAAIPEGLPAISTIILSLGTRTMADRKALVRTLPAVETLGSTQVICSDKTGTLTVNKMTIEKVYYNGELHDASEQIDLNTPLLKAISFANDTEIDAQGALIGDPTETAMIKYALDKSFDLQVALAETPRVAEVPFDSTRKLMSTIHQLADGRYAVAVKGAPDQLLKRCTLVDVNGHVEPISQAQVDDILAKNTALAREALRVLAGAYKIIDTLPTELNSDTLEHDLIFAGLVGMIDPERKEAGDAIKVAREAGIRTVMITGDHAVTAQAIAERLGILDPNEANNETHVLTGAELDEISDDELAKRVANYSVYARVSPEHKVRIIRAWQANDVVVSMTGDGVNDAPSLKQADIGVGMGITGTEVSKGASDMVLADDNFETIVVAVEEGRKVFSNIQKAVQFLLSANLGEVITLFVATMLGWTILEPVHILWINLVTDVFPAIALGMEGAEKDSMKYAPRTSKDNFLSFGVFPSIVYQGVLEASITLFVYWYSTHVMGLGNDHGETMAFLTLGMIQLFHAYNVKSVFKSLFSSNPFANKYLNYAFVGSGAMLLMVVIIPFLRNLFDVVELSMTEWSIMLAAAASIIVFVEVIKFILRATGFANKYEKSGSSSIK; encoded by the coding sequence TTGTTGGAAAAGGATTTTATTGCATATCAATTATCGGCTGAAGAAGTTGTTGCAAAATTGCAATCAGATGTAGCAAATGGTTTGACGGATCAGGAAGCAACGAAACGTCATGAGGAGTTTGGTTTAAATGAGTTAGAAGCAGAAGAAAAAACAACGCTTTTACAAAAGTTCTTCGCTCAATTTAAAGATTTCATGATTATCGTATTATTGGCAGCAGCATTAGTTTCGGTAATTGCTGAGGGTGTACATGGATTAACCGATGCGATGATTATTTTACTTGTAGTTATTTTAAATGCGATTATCGGTGTGTTCCAAGAAGCGAAAGCTGAAGAAGCGATTGATGCATTGCGTAAAATGGCATCACCAGCTGCTCGTGTAAGACGTAATGGTAATGTACAAAGTGTTAAGAGTAGCGAATTAGTACCAGGTGACATTGTTCTATTAGAGGCTGGAGATGTTGTGCCAGCAGACGTACGTTTGATTGAGGCAAATTCATTACAAATCGAAGAATCAGCTTTAACAGGGGAGTCTGTTCCAGTTGAAAAATCAATTGTTACACTTGCTGCAGGAGAAGAAGCTGGTATAGGTGACCGTAATAATATGGCATTTTCAAGTACGAATGTGACATATGGTCGTGGTTTAGCAGTGGTAACAGGAACAGGTATGAATACTGAAGTAGGGCATATCGCATCAATGTTATCAAGTACTGAAAAACAACAAACACCTTTACAACGTGACCAAGAGCAACTAGGTAAGACGTTAACAATTCTTATTTTAATTATTGCAGCGGTGACATTTGTTGTGGGACTTTTACGTGGACGTGCACCACTTGAAATGTTATTAGTAGCAATTTCATTGGCAGTAGCAGCGATTCCAGAGGGATTACCAGCGATTTCAACGATTATCCTGTCATTAGGAACTCGTACAATGGCAGACCGTAAAGCATTAGTGCGTACTTTACCAGCCGTTGAAACTTTAGGTAGTACACAGGTTATCTGTTCGGATAAAACAGGTACATTAACGGTCAATAAAATGACGATTGAAAAAGTTTACTATAATGGTGAATTACATGATGCGTCAGAACAAATTGATTTGAACACACCTTTATTAAAGGCTATCAGTTTTGCCAATGACACTGAAATTGATGCACAAGGTGCGTTAATCGGTGACCCAACTGAAACGGCAATGATTAAATATGCTTTAGACAAATCATTTGATTTACAAGTTGCTTTAGCAGAAACACCACGTGTGGCTGAAGTGCCATTTGATTCGACACGTAAATTAATGTCAACAATTCATCAATTAGCTGACGGTCGTTACGCAGTGGCTGTAAAAGGTGCACCGGATCAATTATTAAAACGTTGTACTTTAGTTGATGTGAATGGACATGTTGAGCCAATCTCACAAGCACAAGTAGATGATATTTTAGCGAAAAACACAGCCTTAGCACGTGAAGCATTGCGTGTGTTAGCAGGTGCGTATAAAATTATTGATACTTTACCAACAGAATTAAATTCTGATACGCTAGAGCACGACTTAATCTTTGCTGGTTTAGTCGGAATGATTGACCCTGAGCGTAAAGAAGCTGGCGATGCGATTAAAGTAGCACGTGAGGCAGGTATTCGTACAGTTATGATTACTGGTGACCATGCTGTAACAGCTCAAGCGATTGCTGAGCGTTTAGGTATCTTAGATCCAAATGAAGCAAACAATGAAACTCACGTATTAACAGGTGCTGAATTAGATGAGATTTCAGATGATGAATTAGCAAAACGTGTAGCAAACTACTCAGTATATGCACGTGTATCACCAGAACATAAAGTGCGTATTATTCGTGCGTGGCAAGCAAATGATGTTGTCGTATCAATGACAGGAGATGGTGTAAATGATGCACCGTCACTTAAACAAGCTGACATCGGTGTTGGTATGGGGATTACTGGTACTGAAGTATCAAAAGGTGCGTCTGATATGGTCTTAGCCGATGATAACTTTGAAACGATTGTTGTAGCCGTTGAAGAGGGACGTAAAGTATTCTCTAATATTCAAAAAGCGGTTCAGTTCTTATTATCAGCTAACTTGGGTGAGGTGATTACCTTATTCGTTGCGACAATGTTAGGTTGGACAATTTTAGAGCCAGTACATATTTTATGGATTAACTTAGTAACGGACGTTTTCCCAGCGATTGCATTAGGTATGGAGGGTGCCGAAAAAGATTCAATGAAATACGCACCACGTACATCGAAAGATAATTTCTTATCATTTGGTGTTTTCCCAAGTATTGTGTATCAAGGAGTATTAGAGGCAAGTATTACTTTATTTGTTTACTGGTATTCAACTCATGTAATGGGCTTAGGTAATGACCATGGTGAAACAATGGCATTCTTAACATTAGGTATGATTCAATTGTTCCATGCTTATAATGTGAAGTCAGTATTCAAATCATTATTCAGCAGCAATCCATTTGCGAATAAGTACTTGAACTATGCTTTTGTAGGTTCAGGTGCGATGCTATTAATGGTTGTTATTATTCCGTTTTTACGCAATTTATTTGACGTAGTAGAATTGTCAATGACGGAGTGGTCAATCATGTTAGCGGCAGCAGCAAGTATTATTGTTTTCGTTGAAGTAATTAAATTCATTTTACGAGCGACTGGTTTTGCAAATAAATATGAAAAATCAGGTTCAAGTTCAATTAAATAA
- a CDS encoding carboxymuconolactone decarboxylase family protein, translated as MTDFKQVLANAQHNTKAVTKEIPDVIKQRNALHHTAFKDGALTEKTKELIALAFGIADKCDACIAHHVKKLITLGVTRAEIAELTSVAILMNGGPGMVYAAKALEAFDQLSEEYV; from the coding sequence ATGACCGATTTTAAACAAGTTCTTGCCAATGCACAACATAATACTAAAGCTGTCACAAAGGAAATTCCAGATGTTATTAAACAACGCAATGCATTGCATCACACTGCCTTTAAGGATGGAGCTTTAACTGAAAAAACAAAAGAATTAATTGCTCTAGCTTTTGGTATCGCTGATAAATGTGACGCTTGTATTGCACATCATGTCAAAAAACTAATCACACTAGGAGTAACACGTGCTGAAATAGCTGAATTAACAAGTGTCGCAATTTTAATGAACGGTGGTCCTGGAATGGTCTACGCCGCTAAGGCATTAGAGGCATTTGACCAATTGAGTGAGGAGTACGTATAA
- a CDS encoding purine permease: protein MNHELKYGINDKPPVGVTIVLALQHILAAFAGIVAVPLVVCSALGFDPQQTSLMVSATIFASGITTVLQSKGVGPIGSRVSGMMGTDFTFVNPSISVGSQLGVAGIVGATILGSFVEIILSRFIKPLIRFFPPLITGTVVSLIGITLLPVSIDWAGGGFGSSDYGSVRNISVAVIIMIFTLFLSHYGKGMWSTASVFIGMVFGYIICIPLGMVDLSTVQSAAWFALPSVFRYGVAFDLASTLSFVPAYVVSLIGTVGIMMAIGEASGEKISSERAANGVLADGVGSMISGIFGAGPNTAFSQNVGLITLTKVASTHVMIVAGIILTILGVFPKLSALISVMPQPVLGGVGVIMFGLVAAQGLKTLAQIKLGDRELLIISVAFALGIGVTVRPEILSGLPTSIQMILSSGISTGTLAAIILNIVLKEKA from the coding sequence ATGAATCACGAATTAAAATACGGTATTAATGATAAACCACCAGTAGGAGTTACGATTGTTTTGGCATTGCAACATATTTTAGCAGCTTTTGCTGGGATAGTAGCTGTTCCGTTGGTTGTTTGTAGTGCGTTAGGTTTTGACCCACAACAAACTTCGTTAATGGTCAGTGCCACAATTTTTGCGTCGGGTATTACGACTGTTTTGCAATCTAAAGGGGTAGGACCAATTGGGTCAAGAGTATCCGGTATGATGGGAACAGACTTTACTTTTGTGAATCCGTCAATTAGTGTGGGTTCTCAATTAGGAGTGGCTGGAATTGTCGGTGCGACTATTTTAGGGTCATTTGTTGAAATTATTTTAAGTCGTTTTATTAAGCCGTTAATTCGATTCTTCCCACCATTAATTACTGGGACAGTTGTGTCATTAATTGGGATTACCTTATTACCAGTAAGTATTGACTGGGCTGGTGGAGGCTTTGGCTCTAGTGATTATGGTTCAGTGCGTAATATTTCCGTAGCAGTTATCATTATGATTTTCACTTTGTTTTTAAGTCATTATGGTAAAGGAATGTGGAGTACCGCTTCTGTATTTATTGGTATGGTATTTGGATATATTATTTGTATTCCATTAGGTATGGTTGATTTATCAACAGTTCAATCAGCTGCATGGTTTGCATTGCCGTCAGTATTTCGTTATGGTGTCGCATTTGATTTAGCTTCAACTTTATCATTCGTTCCGGCTTATGTCGTATCCTTGATTGGAACAGTAGGGATTATGATGGCGATTGGTGAGGCATCTGGAGAGAAAATTTCGAGTGAGCGAGCTGCGAATGGTGTGTTGGCAGACGGTGTTGGTTCAATGATTTCAGGTATTTTTGGAGCAGGGCCAAACACAGCTTTTTCACAAAACGTTGGTTTGATTACTTTAACAAAAGTAGCAAGTACGCATGTAATGATTGTAGCAGGTATTATTTTAACTATACTAGGTGTCTTTCCTAAATTATCAGCATTGATTTCTGTAATGCCGCAACCTGTTTTAGGTGGTGTAGGTGTTATTATGTTTGGATTAGTAGCAGCTCAAGGATTGAAAACATTGGCACAAATTAAATTAGGTGACCGAGAATTATTAATTATTTCTGTTGCTTTTGCTTTAGGTATTGGTGTAACAGTTCGTCCAGAAATTTTATCAGGCTTGCCAACAAGTATTCAAATGATTTTATCTTCAGGAATTTCGACAGGGACATTAGCTGCGATTATTTTAAACATCGTTTTAAAAGAAAAGGCTTAA
- a CDS encoding amino acid ABC transporter ATP-binding protein produces the protein MGLVVENLQKQFGSQTICLDFSLKMNSGEITLLVGESGSGKTTVLRMLNHLETVDNGTVAINDNYLVRDGKYVANQDLKIYQRSIGYVFQDYQLFPQLSVLENILLAPLSNQVGSRNELEKQATQWLERLGLADKAMAYPTILSGGQKQRVAIIRAMMMNPALLCCDEPTSALDEQNTREFVQIVKELQAMQTMMIIVTHDQFLIEQLKSISTVIDAKELKVSF, from the coding sequence ATGGGATTGGTTGTTGAAAATTTGCAAAAACAATTTGGTTCACAGACAATCTGCTTGGATTTTAGTTTGAAAATGAATTCGGGTGAGATTACCTTGTTGGTAGGTGAATCGGGTAGTGGTAAAACGACAGTGCTCAGAATGTTAAATCATTTAGAAACAGTTGATAATGGAACTGTTGCGATTAATGATAATTATTTAGTGCGTGACGGAAAATATGTGGCAAACCAAGACTTGAAAATTTACCAACGTTCTATTGGTTATGTGTTTCAAGATTATCAATTGTTTCCGCAATTATCAGTGTTGGAAAATATTTTGCTTGCCCCTTTGAGTAATCAAGTAGGCTCACGAAATGAATTAGAAAAACAAGCGACACAATGGTTGGAACGATTAGGATTAGCAGATAAAGCAATGGCGTATCCCACTATTTTATCAGGTGGGCAAAAACAACGAGTAGCTATTATTCGTGCGATGATGATGAATCCAGCGTTGTTGTGTTGTGATGAGCCGACATCGGCACTAGATGAACAGAATACTCGTGAATTTGTGCAAATAGTTAAAGAGTTACAGGCAATGCAAACAATGATGATTATTGTGACGCATGACCAATTTTTAATCGAACAATTAAAATCTATTTCTACAGTTATAGATGCTAAGGAACTGAAAGTATCTTTCTGA
- a CDS encoding amino acid ABC transporter permease — translation MLEWQWFQPLGRGFLLTLYYFVGTLVMSIPLGLCLAIVQRYLPNWLRLLIRGYVYIFRGTPLLLQIMFVYFGLPTLGIVLQREQAALMTLVLNYTAYFIEIFRGGIQAVPMGQFEALKVLSINGWVGWRKVILPQVWRIVMPSISNEVITLIKDTSLIYVLGLDDLLKVGKTLANQQASLLPYVYVGIIYLIFTGVVSVVLRKIESRMEG, via the coding sequence ATGTTAGAGTGGCAATGGTTTCAGCCATTAGGTAGAGGATTTTTATTGACGCTATATTATTTTGTAGGAACATTAGTGATGAGTATTCCGTTAGGCTTATGCTTAGCCATAGTGCAACGATATCTACCTAATTGGTTACGGCTACTGATTCGAGGCTATGTTTATATATTTAGAGGCACTCCGCTGTTATTACAAATTATGTTCGTGTATTTTGGGTTGCCGACTTTGGGAATTGTCTTGCAGCGTGAACAAGCTGCCTTGATGACCTTGGTTTTAAATTATACGGCTTATTTCATCGAAATATTTCGTGGTGGGATTCAAGCAGTGCCTATGGGACAGTTTGAGGCACTTAAAGTGTTATCAATTAATGGCTGGGTTGGTTGGCGAAAGGTGATTCTTCCTCAAGTATGGCGAATTGTTATGCCGTCTATTAGCAACGAGGTCATCACCTTGATAAAGGATACGTCTTTAATCTATGTATTGGGCTTAGATGATTTATTAAAAGTAGGTAAAACGTTAGCAAATCAACAAGCGAGTTTATTACCATATGTTTATGTTGGGATTATCTATTTAATTTTTACAGGAGTTGTCAGTGTGGTATTGAGAAAAATTGAAAGTAGAATGGAGGGATAA
- a CDS encoding amino acid ABC transporter substrate-binding protein: MKTWKKCIAAALIMMNLVNGMNISAESKIETGQKVTIGFDDTFAPFGFKNEQGEIVGFDVDLAEVVFSRMGVSYEFQPIDWSTKEAELATGNIDMIWNGYTITEEREKVLQFSDSYVDNRQIIIVKKESEIQTKADLAGKIVATQAESSSLEGILKDSAFVESIDGQAPITYATFVEVFADLDNGRADAIVVDETLATYFLSKNKQGDAYRILKENFGEEKYAVGFRKSDAAFVEQFNQALAAVKQDGTFAEISKKWFEDLE, encoded by the coding sequence ATGAAAACTTGGAAAAAATGTATCGCAGCTGCTTTAATTATGATGAATTTAGTAAATGGAATGAATATATCAGCAGAATCGAAGATTGAAACAGGGCAAAAGGTTACGATAGGATTTGATGATACTTTTGCACCGTTTGGTTTTAAAAATGAGCAAGGTGAGATTGTAGGATTTGATGTTGATTTGGCAGAGGTAGTATTCAGTCGTATGGGTGTATCGTATGAATTTCAACCGATAGACTGGTCAACGAAAGAAGCAGAATTAGCAACTGGAAATATCGATATGATTTGGAATGGTTATACGATAACGGAAGAAAGAGAAAAGGTATTGCAATTTTCAGATTCTTATGTAGATAATCGTCAAATTATTATTGTAAAAAAAGAGAGTGAGATTCAAACAAAAGCAGATTTAGCTGGTAAAATTGTCGCAACTCAAGCGGAGTCATCTTCATTAGAAGGAATTTTAAAGGATAGTGCTTTTGTCGAGAGTATCGACGGTCAAGCACCGATTACCTATGCTACTTTTGTGGAAGTATTTGCTGATTTGGACAATGGACGAGCAGATGCTATTGTAGTTGACGAAACATTAGCGACTTATTTCCTAAGTAAAAATAAACAAGGTGACGCTTACCGTATTTTAAAAGAGAATTTTGGTGAAGAAAAGTATGCAGTGGGCTTTAGAAAATCAGATGCAGCCTTTGTGGAGCAATTTAATCAAGCATTAGCAGCAGTAAAACAAGACGGAACATTTGCTGAAATTTCAAAAAAATGGTTTGAAGATTTAGAGTAA